The Colwellia sp. M166 genome segment ACATGTTTGTTTACTTAGGCCAAAAAGTCGTGGCACAGTGACACTTAATAGTAATAGCATCAGCCAACATCCACGTATTCAACTCAATATGTTAGATCACCAAGATGATATTGATACGATGATTAAAGGCGTAAAAATCGCCAAAAAAATCTTATCAACGCCGCCCTTATCCAAAACACATGTAAAATATTTATTCCCAGATGAAGACTGTAATAGCGATCAAGCTATTCACCAGTTTCTAAAAGAAAAATGTAATACCATTTATCATCCTGTAGGTACCTGCAAAATGGGGCAAGACGAATTATCAGTTGTTAATGAGCAATTAAAAGTGCATGGCATCAAGCAATTACGCGTTATTGATGCCTCAATTATGCCAACACTGATTAGCGGTAACACTAACGCACCAACGATGATGATTGCCGCCAAAGCCGCCGATATGATCCTAGCTGAGCATTGCTGATTTAAAAACCACCAAGTAATGTTAGAAGCCGAGCTTAGATAAATAATTTGACCAATAATGCGCTTTTACTGATATTGATTATATCTGCAAGGATGCAGATATTTAACCTTTACCTAATACGCCTCTCAATTTTTCCCTAATGACTTACCAATAGCTAGCTAACTTTAACTTGGGAAATGCTTGAATAATAATCTTAAAACTGATGTTAATGACCAAAAAAGAGAATAACAACACGCTCATATTTAGCTAACAATGAACAACTGTAAAGTCATTATTTTCAACTCAGGTTAAATAAATTAATTTTTTTGAAACCAGAAGGCTCTTCGCTAGGTCAAGTTAATTAAGCCAGTAATAAAATAAGGATCTCGTTTGATTAACCTAGCTACTTTCAATAAAAAATTTACTCACGCAATTTTATTAACCTTAACCTTGTTCTCCATAAATATTTATGCCGATGAATCGTCAACTGCACCGCAAGCTCCAGCTTGGCAATTGAAAACGCAAACCGGTGAAAAAATTTCTTCAGCTCAATTCGAAGGCCAAGCCATAATTTTACATTTTTGGGCGACCTGGTGCCCTTATTGCAAAAAACTACAACCTAAGTTAGCTGAGCTTGAAGAAAAATATCAACAACAAGGGGTTAAAGTAGTTGCCATTAGTTTTAATGAGGATGACGGCGCATTACCACAAGATGAGTTAGCCTCACGTGGTTATCATTTCCCTACGGCCGTTAATGGTGATCAAGTAGCCATGATTTATGGTGTAAGAGGCACACCAACAACCTTTTTTATTAATAAGAACAATCAAGTGATATTTAAATCAACCAGCTCTGATACAAGCGACCCGCGCTTAGAACTCGCCGTTAAAGAAATTGTTAAGTCACTAAAGTAGGTAAATAACGAGGTTAAAACGTCAACACAACATCGGCTATATTGACAGACTAAAATAGCCGATAAATCATCTTATATTTAGCTACCAACCACTAACGCTGTGCAATAAGCAATTTTAACGTCAATAACTAGCCACTCATCGAATTTTTGTCTCCTATCCTTGTACCTACGGTGCATGCAACATAGAATCAGAACAAGCTTCATTGTGATTTTATCGCATTGGATAAATCACATCATTCATCCCAATAAAAACTAACAAGGTCATTTAATGAAAATTCGTTATCTTGCACCATTGGCCATTGCTATCGCATTAGCCGGTTGCCAACAAAATACCACCACAGCCAATGTGGTAGCAGTAGCACAAGCAGAAAGTACGGCGAGCAATCCATTTTTTTCTGATTACGATACACCTCATGGTATTCCGCCATTTGATAAAATTAAAAAAAGCGATTACTTACCGGCTTTTTATCATGGTATCGCACAGAATAAACTTGAAATAAATGCTATTACTAGGGTTAAATTGCGCCCAACCTTTGAAAACACCATTGTGGCAATGGAAAAATCGGGTGATTTTCTCAATAAAGTCAGCACAACCTTCTATGGTTTAACCGGTTCAATGTCTGATGATGAAATGCGTGCCATCGCAAAAGAAATTTCACCAAAACTTTCAGCTTTGGGTGATGATATAGCGCTAAATGATGCTTTATTTCAGCGTGTTAAAGCCGTTTATGACAACAAAGATAAATTAGGCTTACGCACAGATCAAAAGCGCTTATTAGACAAAACCTATAAAAGTTTTGTTAGAGGTGGTGCTAACCTTAACGATTCAGATAAGTTAAAACTACGTGAATTAAATGAAAAACTTAGTGGTTTAAGCTTAAAGTTTGGTGAAAATCTGCTCGCTGAAACCAATAACTTTGAAATGGTTATTGATAATAAAGCCGATCTTGATGGTTTACCTGCTGATATTATTGCAGCAGCAGCCGCAACCGCAACCGCGCGTGGCCACGAAGGCAAATGGGTATTCACCACACACCGTCCAAGCAAAAACCCTTTTTTAACTTACTCAAACAACCGTAAATTACGTGAAACCATTTATAAAGGTTACACCATGCGCGGTAATAACGATAATGCCAATAACAACCAAGTAATTGCCAGTGAAATGGCCAGCCTTCGTTATCAAAAAGCTCAGCTTTTAGGTTATAAAACCCATGCCCATTTTGTGCTTGAAAATGCGACTGCAAAAACCCCTGAAAATGTTTTCGAATTATTAAACAAAGTTTGGCCTGCAGCATTAGAGCATGCAAAAGAAGAAACTGCTGATATTCAAAAAATGATTGATGCACAAGGTGGCAATTTTAAAGTAGCCGCTTGGGATTGGTGGTATTACTCTGAAAAAATTCGCAAACAGCGTTTTGATATCGACGCAGAAGAAACTAAACCTTATTTCTCATTAGAAGCAACACTACAAGGCGTTTTCTTTACCGCCGAAAAACTTTGGGGCGTTACCTTTAAAGAGCGTGATGATCTACCTAAGTATCATCCAGAAGTACGTACATTTGAAGTGTATGATCGTGACGGCAGCTATGTCGGTATTTATATGACTGATCATTACGTACGTGAAAGTAAACGTGGTGGTGCTTGGATGAGCAGTTTCCGTAAACAATACCGCATGAACGGTGAAGATGTTACACCAATTATTTATAACGTATTAAACTACCCTCGCCCAATAGGTGACAAACCAACATTATTAACTTTTGATCAAGCATCGACTTTATTCCATGAATTTGGACATGCTATTCAAGGCTTACTATCTGACGGTTATTACCGCTCTCAAACGGGTACATCACTACCAAGAGATTACGTAGAATATCCATCGCAAGTGATGGAAAACTGGATGACAGAGCCGGAAGTATTAGCTAACTTTGCTAAGCACTACCAAACTGGCGAAGTTATTCCACAAGCGCTAGTTGAAAAAATTCAAGCTTCTGGCAAGTTCAACCAAGGTTTTGGTACGACAGAGTATTTAGCCGCAGCCTTACTTGATATGAGCTGGCATTCATTAGAAACTGCTGAATTACAAGACGCTAATAGCTTTGAGAAAAATGTTTTAAAAGACATTGGTCTGATTGAGCAAATCGCACCAAGATATAAAACAGGTTACTACTCGCATATTTTTGCTGGTGGTTACTCTGCTGGTTACTACGGCTATATTTGGTCAAATATCTATGATGCTGATACTTGGTTAGCCTTTAAAGAAAATGGCATATTCGACCAAAAAACCGCTGAACTTTATCGTAAGCATGTATTAGAAAGTGGTGGCACAGACGATCCAACAATCATGTATCGTCGTTTCAGAGGTCAAGACCCTAAAGTAGAACCTTTACTTGAGCGTCGCGGTTTAACCAGTAAATAAACCGATAAAAAAACGAAAAAAGGGTCGCTATATAGCGACCCTTTTTATAGTTTAATACTAACAATCAAGAAATTGTATATTATTGAAGATACATACTACCTTCGAAAAAAGCAAAAACAGTTTCAAAAGCATTTTCTTGGTATTGCTTCAAACCCGTATCACGAAAATCAATATCAACCTGACTGCGTGTTAGTGCTTTTTTGATAAAAGTGCCTGCTAATATTTCCACAGGTAGATCTTTAATAAGCTGAATAGCAGCTTCCAATTTAAAACCTACAGGACCGCCGGAAAATTTCCCCTTTAACGCACGTCCTTTAATAACCACTTTATCAACTTTGTAATCTTCCATTAGCTTAGCAAAAGCAAATTGGAAATATTGTACTTGCTCGGCATCACCCGCATCAACAAGACTAATTTTTTGTACGCGCGTTTTTGGTATGTCGTACAACCCATTTTCCCGCGACATGATACAAATAATTGCATCGTTACCTTTTAACTCAACACCACATATTTTCATAAATTAACCTCATTTCTATAATGTGCATTATTATAAAATAGTTTTGCCTTAGCTGCAGTGTTTTCATGCATTTAAAACGAGTCTTATAATAACATTACGCTTACTGCGTTATATTTTCTACTTTACTTGGTCTTTGGCAATAGCAATTCCATGTTGTTTCGTGAACGCTATATAATCAACAACCGCATCTGGATTACCTTTATTGCCTTGGCAAACAGCACGTTGATATTCATAGCTAAAAACATCAAACCAAAGATCAAGCAAATCTGCGTTGATCTGTTCCCCTGCTAGCGACAATATCTGTGCTGCAACTTCAGCAGTAGCTAATTCGGTATTATTGGCAGCTAAGCGAATTTGGTAGCGAGAGCTAAGCTCAGCCGCATCTTCAGGTGTTTTGGGCGTGAATGAAACCACAGGTAAATTTTGTAAATAAGGACTGCGACGAAACATTTTTTTTGCTTCTCGCCAACTGCCATCAAGCATGATAAATAAAGGTCTTTTACCGGTTGCTAATACGACTTTATTATCAAAAATCTCTCTTTCATCACCTGCATAAGCTTTAGGAAATACTATCATTGGCTGCCAAATAGGATCATTTAACAACGTTAAAATATCTGGATTAACTTCCGTTCTCGACCAAAGAAATGCATAACTATCAGGGATCAAATCAGCAATTAGCTTACCGGTATTACTTGGTTTTAATACTTCGGTATCGTACATCAATAATAAAAAACCAGCGTTAGATTTTACACTCGGCGCTAGCGAACAAATACAAAATTTTTCAGCCAATCGACAAAGTTCACAACGGATCACTCGTTGTCCTCTAGACTTATAGGTCGTCGTGCTTAAACTTTTACGGTATTGATGAAGTTGTTGAACTGCGTGCATATGTGATCTATCAGCTGATTTTGGGCCGCTACTGTAACGTGCACTTTAAGCCTTAGCAATAAAAATACGACAAAACACGATAAAGAGCCCAAAACCACCACATCTATTCATGCACTCGCGATATGCCGTTCATTCAGTACATAAAAAGCGCTAAGGTATCAAGCCTAGCGCTTCTCTTGGAAATTACATGATAATATGATGACTTAAACAGAAAGTTGCTCTAAAAATTAAATTTCACTATGCGAATTTTTCTGACTAGCAGTGATAAAATTATAATCTGCAAGTTCATCAATATTTACTTTCAATTGTTCTTCCAAATTATCAATCACGATAATAGATTGGCATAACGCTTCACCACGCTTTTCTAATCCAGCACCACGAGCTTCCATTTCATGTTCAATTTGCTCACCAAATTGTTCCATTTTGCTGCCAAACGCATCCATATCACCACCCGAATATAGCATTTGCTGGCCAACCGCAACCATTAGGCTTCCTAAAGAATTTTGGATAGTCGTTTCTACTGCCGACTCAATTCTCTGCTCAAAGTCTTCACCAAAAAAATCTTCACCAGCAAAGCCATCTTCGTCAATATAAAAATCTTTACTACCATCAAACTCTGCATCTACTTCAGTACGAATATTGGTTAATTGCATGGTTAATTCTGAACTAACATTATTACCATCACCTAATAACTCATTAAACGCTAAGTTGACGCCATCAATAGCTAAATCAATAGCATCTAAAGCAATCACTTTTACCTCAGGTACAACCCCACGGATATTGGTTGAGTATTCATGAAGTAAAGATCGTTGACTTGCTGTTAAAGCAACCTCTTCACCGTTGATCAATAAAACATCATTGTTAATGATGGTATACACCGGAGATTTATTTTTAGAAAAGGTAATTTCTCTAGCATTAATGTTAATGCCGCCATTCAAGTCAACTTGACATGAGTCACTAGAAAAAGAATTTTCGTGCGCATAACTTGCCGAGCTTGCCATAATTAATGCTGTTGCGATCAAAGTTTTCATATTACCTTCCTTTATAAATTAATCCAATTAGACTTCATCAAAGCGATAATAAGCTTTTATGATTTAATATTGTTTACAAAACTGATGCCAATATAAAAATAACCTTAATATCAATAACTAAGGGGAATTGCACAATATTAGGTAAAGTGCAAAAAACTAATTTTTAGTAGTATAGTTAAATTTTTAGTCAATTTAACAAATAACACCAAGTCTAAATAAGGAAG includes the following:
- a CDS encoding peroxiredoxin; this encodes MINLATFNKKFTHAILLTLTLFSINIYADESSTAPQAPAWQLKTQTGEKISSAQFEGQAIILHFWATWCPYCKKLQPKLAELEEKYQQQGVKVVAISFNEDDGALPQDELASRGYHFPTAVNGDQVAMIYGVRGTPTTFFINKNNQVIFKSTSSDTSDPRLELAVKEIVKSLK
- a CDS encoding M3 family metallopeptidase translates to MKIRYLAPLAIAIALAGCQQNTTTANVVAVAQAESTASNPFFSDYDTPHGIPPFDKIKKSDYLPAFYHGIAQNKLEINAITRVKLRPTFENTIVAMEKSGDFLNKVSTTFYGLTGSMSDDEMRAIAKEISPKLSALGDDIALNDALFQRVKAVYDNKDKLGLRTDQKRLLDKTYKSFVRGGANLNDSDKLKLRELNEKLSGLSLKFGENLLAETNNFEMVIDNKADLDGLPADIIAAAAATATARGHEGKWVFTTHRPSKNPFLTYSNNRKLRETIYKGYTMRGNNDNANNNQVIASEMASLRYQKAQLLGYKTHAHFVLENATAKTPENVFELLNKVWPAALEHAKEETADIQKMIDAQGGNFKVAAWDWWYYSEKIRKQRFDIDAEETKPYFSLEATLQGVFFTAEKLWGVTFKERDDLPKYHPEVRTFEVYDRDGSYVGIYMTDHYVRESKRGGAWMSSFRKQYRMNGEDVTPIIYNVLNYPRPIGDKPTLLTFDQASTLFHEFGHAIQGLLSDGYYRSQTGTSLPRDYVEYPSQVMENWMTEPEVLANFAKHYQTGEVIPQALVEKIQASGKFNQGFGTTEYLAAALLDMSWHSLETAELQDANSFEKNVLKDIGLIEQIAPRYKTGYYSHIFAGGYSAGYYGYIWSNIYDADTWLAFKENGIFDQKTAELYRKHVLESGGTDDPTIMYRRFRGQDPKVEPLLERRGLTSK
- a CDS encoding DUF3010 family protein, which translates into the protein MKICGVELKGNDAIICIMSRENGLYDIPKTRVQKISLVDAGDAEQVQYFQFAFAKLMEDYKVDKVVIKGRALKGKFSGGPVGFKLEAAIQLIKDLPVEILAGTFIKKALTRSQVDIDFRDTGLKQYQENAFETVFAFFEGSMYLQ
- a CDS encoding tRNA-uridine aminocarboxypropyltransferase — protein: MHAVQQLHQYRKSLSTTTYKSRGQRVIRCELCRLAEKFCICSLAPSVKSNAGFLLLMYDTEVLKPSNTGKLIADLIPDSYAFLWSRTEVNPDILTLLNDPIWQPMIVFPKAYAGDEREIFDNKVVLATGKRPLFIMLDGSWREAKKMFRRSPYLQNLPVVSFTPKTPEDAAELSSRYQIRLAANNTELATAEVAAQILSLAGEQINADLLDLWFDVFSYEYQRAVCQGNKGNPDAVVDYIAFTKQHGIAIAKDQVK
- a CDS encoding YggN family protein, whose amino-acid sequence is MKTLIATALIMASSASYAHENSFSSDSCQVDLNGGININAREITFSKNKSPVYTIINNDVLLINGEEVALTASQRSLLHEYSTNIRGVVPEVKVIALDAIDLAIDGVNLAFNELLGDGNNVSSELTMQLTNIRTEVDAEFDGSKDFYIDEDGFAGEDFFGEDFEQRIESAVETTIQNSLGSLMVAVGQQMLYSGGDMDAFGSKMEQFGEQIEHEMEARGAGLEKRGEALCQSIIVIDNLEEQLKVNIDELADYNFITASQKNSHSEI